In Chryseobacterium oranimense, a single window of DNA contains:
- a CDS encoding ribonucleotide-diphosphate reductase subunit beta: protein MGIFDKRVSYKPFEYPEVLQFVEAINKSFWVHSEVDFTADVQDFHSQLEPHEKHAVKNALLAIAQIEVSVKTFWGNLYNHLPKPEFNGLGATFAECEFRHSEAYSRLVEVLGYNEEFLNVIEIPAVKKRIDFLSNVLKHANSTTPKEYVSSLLLFSILIENVSLFSQFAIILSFTRFKGYMKNVSNIIAWTSVDEQIHANAGIYLINKIREEQPDLLTDSDIEDIYTLVDQSIELEGEILDWIFELGELSVFSKEDLLNFMKYRVDDSLKKINMETRYNVSPEQYRPMKWFEEEVFANSMDDFFAKRPVDYTKHDKSITANDLF, encoded by the coding sequence ATGGGAATTTTCGATAAAAGAGTAAGTTACAAGCCATTTGAATACCCTGAGGTTCTTCAGTTTGTAGAGGCGATCAACAAATCGTTCTGGGTGCATTCGGAAGTGGATTTTACTGCAGATGTTCAGGATTTTCATTCGCAGTTGGAGCCACACGAAAAACATGCTGTGAAAAACGCACTTCTAGCGATTGCACAGATCGAGGTGTCTGTAAAGACATTCTGGGGAAACCTATACAACCACTTGCCAAAACCTGAATTCAACGGCCTTGGAGCTACTTTTGCAGAATGTGAATTCCGTCATTCCGAAGCTTATTCCCGATTGGTAGAAGTGCTTGGATACAACGAAGAATTTTTAAATGTCATAGAAATTCCTGCCGTGAAAAAGAGAATTGACTTCCTGTCAAACGTTCTGAAACATGCGAATTCTACCACTCCGAAAGAATACGTATCCTCTCTTTTGTTATTCAGCATCCTGATCGAAAACGTATCGCTTTTCTCTCAATTTGCAATCATCCTTTCTTTCACAAGATTCAAAGGATACATGAAGAATGTTTCCAATATCATCGCATGGACATCTGTTGACGAGCAGATTCACGCCAATGCAGGAATCTACCTGATCAATAAAATCCGTGAAGAGCAACCGGACCTTTTAACAGATTCAGATATCGAAGACATCTACACACTGGTAGATCAGTCCATCGAGCTGGAAGGTGAAATCCTTGACTGGATCTTCGAACTGGGAGAATTAAGCGTTTTCTCAAAAGAAGATCTTCTGAACTTCATGAAATACCGTGTAGATGATAGTTTGAAGAAAATCAACATGGAAACCCGTTACAACGTTTCCCCTGAACAATACCGTCCAATGAAATGGTTTGAAGAGGAAGTTTTTGCAAACTCTATGGACGATTTCTTCGCAAAAAGACCGGTGGATTACACGAAGCACGATAAGAGTATTACGGCGAACGATTTATTTTAA
- a CDS encoding ABC transporter ATP-binding protein — MLVIQDLHKSYDTGKSKLHVLKGINLNISEGEFVSIMGSSGSGKSTLLNIIGILDEKDSGTYELDGVPIEHLSEVKAAEYRSKFLGFIFQSFNLINYKTALENVALPLYYQNVPRKERNQKALEYLEKVGLGQWAGHLPNELSGGQKQRVAIARALITNPKVVLADEPTGALDSKTTHDIMKLLQDINNEGRTIIVVTHEPDVAAQTKRNVILKDGIIESDEFIKQIVL, encoded by the coding sequence ATGTTAGTAATTCAGGATTTACATAAATCATACGATACAGGAAAAAGCAAGCTGCACGTTCTGAAGGGGATTAATCTTAATATTTCCGAAGGCGAGTTTGTCTCTATTATGGGTAGTTCCGGTTCCGGAAAATCCACGCTTCTTAACATCATAGGTATTCTGGATGAAAAAGATTCAGGGACTTATGAATTGGATGGTGTGCCGATTGAGCATCTGTCTGAGGTGAAAGCTGCAGAGTACAGAAGTAAGTTTCTGGGCTTTATTTTTCAGTCTTTCAACCTGATCAACTACAAAACAGCTCTTGAAAACGTAGCACTTCCTTTATACTATCAGAATGTTCCCAGAAAAGAACGTAACCAAAAAGCATTGGAATACCTTGAGAAAGTAGGTCTCGGACAATGGGCAGGCCATCTTCCCAATGAACTTTCGGGAGGGCAGAAACAGAGAGTGGCTATTGCAAGAGCTCTGATTACCAATCCTAAGGTCGTTCTTGCCGATGAACCAACAGGAGCACTGGATTCCAAGACAACGCACGATATTATGAAACTTCTTCAGGATATCAATAACGAGGGTAGAACCATCATTGTGGTAACCCACGAGCCTGATGTAGCAGCACAAACGAAAAGAAATGTGATCCTGAAAGATGGGATCATAGAAAGTGATGAGTTTATTAAGCAGATTGTTTTATAG
- a CDS encoding four helix bundle protein, with the protein MLNITEGCSRRSETERKRYFEIARGSVIELDSCFDIVIDCNYIKKEELVKIENLIKTTFILLSGMLKKG; encoded by the coding sequence GTGTTAAATATAACAGAAGGATGTTCCAGAAGATCAGAAACCGAAAGGAAAAGATATTTTGAAATAGCCAGAGGTTCGGTGATAGAACTGGATTCTTGTTTTGACATAGTTATAGACTGTAATTATATCAAAAAAGAAGAATTAGTGAAAATTGAAAATTTAATCAAAACAACATTTATCTTATTAAGCGGAATGTTGAAAAAAGGATAA
- a CDS encoding ABC transporter permease, whose translation MFDLDRWQEIFSSIRSNVLRTVLSGFTVALGLFIFVVLFGIGKGLQNAFTEGFARDAQNLITILTGKTTIAYKGLQSDRTVTMDNDDYDFLINTDKEKVGDASPRYSTNLMVKYGKESGTYQINGAEPGEKVIENRKMLDGRYLSPMDLERKLNVAVIGRMVQRDLIKNGSPVGKDLNINGTMFKVVGVFSDDGGDWDERHITVPITTLQQMKKGSDTVSTTFIAYNEKLTPQEAIKYGDELKDRLKARKNVAPDDENGVRVWNNAQNMNETFQFMAVLTLIVGFIGLGTLLAGIIGISNIMVYIVKERTKEIGVRKAIGAKPRSIVALIVQESVVITVFSGIIGVAIGVLALNLIGDSLEEYFIKSPSVGWGTIFMAFIALVCSGLIAGFVPAYRASRIKPIEALRTE comes from the coding sequence ATGTTTGACCTAGATCGTTGGCAGGAAATATTCAGTTCTATCCGCAGTAATGTATTGCGGACAGTGCTTTCGGGGTTTACGGTGGCTTTGGGGCTGTTTATTTTTGTTGTTCTTTTCGGGATAGGAAAAGGTCTTCAGAATGCCTTTACCGAAGGTTTTGCAAGAGATGCACAGAATCTTATCACGATACTTACGGGTAAAACCACGATAGCTTATAAAGGACTTCAGTCTGACAGGACAGTCACGATGGATAATGATGACTATGATTTTCTGATTAATACCGACAAAGAAAAAGTAGGGGATGCCAGTCCAAGATACAGTACCAACTTAATGGTGAAATACGGGAAAGAAAGCGGAACTTACCAGATCAACGGTGCAGAGCCCGGGGAGAAGGTTATTGAGAACAGAAAAATGCTGGACGGACGCTATCTTTCGCCAATGGACCTTGAGAGAAAGCTGAATGTAGCTGTAATCGGGAGAATGGTGCAGCGTGACCTGATCAAAAACGGAAGCCCGGTAGGGAAGGACCTTAATATCAATGGAACCATGTTCAAGGTGGTAGGTGTTTTTTCTGATGATGGAGGCGACTGGGACGAAAGACATATCACGGTTCCCATTACGACCCTTCAGCAAATGAAAAAGGGTTCTGATACAGTATCTACCACATTTATTGCTTACAACGAAAAGCTAACCCCTCAGGAAGCCATTAAATATGGCGACGAGCTTAAAGACAGGTTGAAAGCAAGAAAAAATGTTGCTCCTGACGATGAAAACGGGGTCCGCGTCTGGAATAATGCCCAGAATATGAACGAAACCTTCCAGTTTATGGCGGTTCTTACCCTTATTGTAGGTTTTATCGGACTGGGAACATTGCTGGCGGGAATTATCGGGATCAGTAACATCATGGTGTATATCGTAAAAGAAAGAACCAAGGAAATAGGTGTCCGAAAGGCAATTGGTGCCAAACCGAGAAGTATTGTTGCTCTTATTGTGCAGGAAAGTGTTGTGATAACAGTATTTTCAGGAATTATTGGAGTGGCGATAGGAGTATTGGCACTTAACTTAATAGGGGACAGCCTTGAAGAGTATTTCATTAAAAGCCCTAGTGTGGGGTGGGGAACCATTTTTATGGCATTTATAGCACTGGTATGTTCAGGATTAATTGCAGGATTTGTTCCGGCATACAGAGCTTCAAGAATCAAACCGATAGAGGCACTGAGAACGGAATGA
- a CDS encoding ABC transporter permease — translation MNILFKKDTWQEIYYSLRNNKLRTFLTMIGVGWGMFLYVSLLGAAKGMENGFDKLFSGFATNSIFLWAQKTSIPYDGFPKGREVHLNLSDMEMLKRKVTAIDYISPQNARGSFTGTPGESMSRNGKSGTYSLTGDYSVGNKISEKKLIFGRYINDADVQGNKNVVVIGEEIYKNFFEAKKKEDPVGKQVNIKGIFFNVIGVFRVKKGGGFENDRTAFIPLSTYTKMYNAGEQIDMFAIVSKPNANVNGVEEDVKQVLKNKNKVSPEDTNAFGSFNLGKEFKKLTGFLTGMQLLTIIVGTLTILAGVIAISNILLITVKERTKEIGIRRALGAKPAEVRNQILLESVVITLSSGILGFMCGIFVLIILNMVTQNQDDFPFYNPTVNYGNVFGAMAVMVVLGLIIGMIPAQRAVKIRPIEALRSE, via the coding sequence GTGAACATTTTATTTAAAAAAGATACGTGGCAGGAAATTTATTATTCACTGAGGAATAATAAGCTTCGGACGTTCCTTACCATGATTGGTGTGGGTTGGGGAATGTTTTTGTATGTGAGTCTTCTTGGGGCTGCAAAAGGGATGGAAAACGGTTTTGATAAATTATTTTCCGGATTTGCCACCAACTCCATTTTTCTTTGGGCTCAGAAAACTTCCATTCCGTATGACGGATTTCCTAAGGGAAGAGAAGTGCATCTCAATCTATCCGATATGGAAATGCTGAAAAGAAAAGTTACCGCCATAGATTATATTTCACCGCAAAATGCAAGAGGGAGTTTTACAGGTACGCCAGGTGAATCCATGTCGAGAAACGGCAAAAGCGGAACCTATTCTCTTACCGGAGATTACTCGGTGGGAAATAAAATATCTGAAAAGAAACTTATTTTCGGGCGTTACATTAATGATGCTGATGTTCAGGGGAATAAAAATGTAGTAGTTATTGGAGAAGAGATTTATAAGAACTTTTTTGAAGCCAAGAAAAAAGAAGATCCCGTTGGTAAACAGGTCAATATAAAAGGTATATTTTTTAATGTGATCGGCGTTTTCAGAGTGAAAAAAGGAGGTGGATTTGAAAATGACAGAACTGCTTTTATTCCTCTTTCAACCTATACCAAAATGTATAATGCCGGAGAACAGATTGACATGTTTGCGATCGTAAGCAAGCCCAACGCCAATGTAAACGGAGTGGAAGAAGATGTGAAACAGGTTCTGAAGAATAAAAACAAAGTATCTCCGGAAGATACCAATGCCTTCGGAAGTTTCAACCTCGGAAAAGAATTTAAAAAACTTACAGGTTTTCTTACGGGAATGCAGCTTTTAACAATTATCGTAGGAACGCTTACCATTCTTGCAGGAGTTATTGCCATCTCAAATATTCTTCTGATTACCGTAAAGGAAAGAACTAAAGAAATCGGAATACGAAGAGCTTTAGGAGCAAAACCGGCTGAAGTAAGAAATCAGATCCTTCTGGAAAGTGTAGTGATTACCCTGTCGTCCGGAATTCTCGGATTCATGTGCGGAATTTTCGTCCTCATTATTTTAAATATGGTAACTCAGAATCAGGACGATTTTCCATTCTATAATCCAACTGTAAATTATGGAAACGTGTTCGGTGCTATGGCTGTGATGGTGGTCCTTGGTCTGATTATCGGGATGATTCCGGCACAGCGTGCAGTAAAAATCCGCCCGATTGAAGCATTGAGATCAGAGTAA
- a CDS encoding efflux RND transporter periplasmic adaptor subunit → MKKKFTWKKAIYIVLGLLFAVALFSGIGYLVKSNSKQSEAFLTRKPKYQNMEDKVMATGKIIPKEEIEIKPNIAGIIDKILVDEGDKVTAGQLIATVRIIPNIADVNNAQQEVVNSQLQISNAKMNVDNMQKQYAMQEKLFKQGVISKQEYLNSQQQLFSQQQTLRNANQQLATAQKRLQIVKTGATPELQGLATTQIRSKAAGTVLEVPVKVGSQVIEANSFNAGTTICSIADLNSLIFQGEIDEAQAGKLKQGMDMKIVIGALQNKTFPGKLTMIAPKGKDNLGTIKFPVEGDVNNPNNEYIRAGFSANGEIVLKSEKNALLLDESLIQYEKKNGKDTPFVEVKQPDGKFKKVYVKLGASDGINVQILSGITKDSEVKVWNPSDKDKEELKEKKK, encoded by the coding sequence ATGAAAAAGAAATTCACTTGGAAAAAAGCCATTTATATTGTACTCGGGCTTTTATTTGCAGTGGCGTTGTTCTCCGGGATCGGGTATCTCGTGAAATCAAATTCTAAACAGAGTGAAGCTTTCCTGACCAGAAAACCAAAGTACCAGAATATGGAAGACAAGGTAATGGCTACAGGGAAGATTATTCCAAAAGAAGAGATCGAGATCAAACCGAATATTGCAGGAATCATTGATAAGATTCTGGTAGATGAAGGAGACAAGGTAACGGCAGGACAGCTGATTGCTACCGTGAGAATCATTCCTAACATTGCTGATGTAAACAATGCCCAGCAGGAAGTGGTAAATTCCCAGTTGCAGATCAGTAATGCTAAAATGAATGTAGACAATATGCAGAAGCAATATGCTATGCAGGAAAAACTGTTTAAGCAAGGCGTTATTTCCAAGCAGGAGTATTTAAATTCTCAGCAACAGCTGTTTTCACAGCAGCAGACCCTTAGAAATGCCAATCAGCAGCTGGCTACCGCTCAAAAAAGATTGCAGATTGTAAAAACAGGGGCAACTCCGGAACTTCAGGGTCTTGCAACAACGCAGATCCGTTCCAAAGCAGCAGGTACCGTTCTTGAGGTTCCTGTGAAAGTAGGAAGCCAGGTAATTGAAGCCAACTCATTCAATGCAGGAACAACGATCTGTTCCATTGCTGACCTTAATTCTTTGATCTTCCAGGGAGAAATAGACGAAGCTCAAGCCGGAAAACTGAAACAGGGAATGGATATGAAAATCGTGATCGGAGCCCTTCAGAACAAAACGTTCCCGGGAAAACTGACAATGATCGCCCCTAAAGGAAAAGATAATCTGGGAACCATAAAATTCCCGGTAGAAGGGGATGTAAACAATCCTAACAACGAATATATCAGAGCGGGATTTTCTGCCAACGGCGAAATTGTGCTGAAATCTGAGAAGAATGCATTGCTGTTGGATGAATCTCTGATTCAGTACGAAAAGAAAAACGGGAAAGACACCCCTTTTGTAGAAGTGAAGCAGCCTGACGGGAAATTCAAAAAAGTATATGTGAAATTAGGTGCCAGCGATGGAATCAATGTGCAGATCCTTTCAGGAATTACCAAAGACTCTGAAGTGAAAGTCTGGAACCCTTCTGATAAAGATAAAGAAGAGCTTAAAGAAAAGAAAAAATAG
- a CDS encoding glycosyltransferase family 39 protein: MKKDYLLLIFFVIAKFILQYSLISPEYELHRDEYLHLDQANHLAWGYLSVPPVNSWLAWLIKLLGGSVFWVKFFPALFGALTLVVVWKIIEELQGSLYAKILASTGILLSVLLRINMLFQPNSLEILLWTLIYYMLILYFNSEKTKWLYSAAVIFGIGFLNKYNIAFSVLGLIPAILLTGQRKIFLRPHLYGAALLALLIMLPNLIWQYKFDFPVVYHMKELSERQLVHVDRFDFFKSQVLFFIGSLLVIIAGFYALLFYKPFEKFRSFFWAYVITMILFVFFRAKDYYAVGLYPVFIAFGAVFLAHIFDKGWKKFLKPVFILIPVLLFLPLYNLAFPNKSPEYIISHPEKYKKMGLLRWEDGKDHSLPQDFADMQGWKELAQKVDKEYSLLSKSGRTLVLCDNYGQAGAINYYSRKGIRAVSFNADYINWFDFSKRYDNLIRIKEALEVDELKESGPYFETSKLADSITNKFARERGTKIFSFTGAKIDVRPKVMDEINEVKHRY, from the coding sequence ATGAAGAAAGACTACCTGCTTCTTATTTTCTTTGTAATTGCAAAATTCATCCTTCAATACTCCCTGATCAGCCCGGAATACGAGCTTCACAGGGACGAATACCTGCATCTGGATCAGGCTAATCATCTTGCCTGGGGATATCTTTCCGTACCTCCTGTGAATTCATGGCTGGCATGGCTTATTAAATTACTCGGAGGATCTGTATTCTGGGTGAAATTCTTTCCGGCCCTTTTTGGAGCGCTCACTCTTGTTGTTGTATGGAAGATTATTGAAGAGCTTCAGGGCAGCTTGTATGCTAAAATCTTAGCCTCAACGGGCATTTTACTTTCCGTGCTTCTCCGGATCAATATGCTTTTTCAGCCGAATTCCCTGGAAATTCTGCTGTGGACCCTGATTTATTATATGCTGATTCTGTATTTTAATTCAGAAAAAACAAAATGGCTTTATAGCGCAGCCGTAATCTTCGGAATAGGTTTTCTGAATAAATATAATATAGCCTTTTCCGTGCTCGGATTGATCCCTGCTATTCTCCTGACCGGGCAAAGAAAGATCTTTCTTCGGCCTCATCTTTATGGAGCAGCCTTGCTAGCTTTATTAATCATGCTTCCTAACCTGATCTGGCAATACAAATTCGATTTTCCGGTTGTTTACCACATGAAAGAGCTTTCCGAAAGACAGCTGGTACATGTCGACAGGTTTGATTTCTTTAAATCACAGGTTCTTTTCTTTATAGGCTCTCTATTGGTAATTATTGCAGGCTTTTATGCGCTGCTGTTTTATAAACCGTTTGAAAAGTTCAGATCCTTCTTTTGGGCATATGTTATTACTATGATCCTGTTTGTATTTTTCAGGGCTAAAGATTACTATGCTGTTGGGCTTTATCCGGTTTTCATAGCGTTCGGGGCTGTTTTTCTGGCGCATATCTTTGATAAAGGCTGGAAGAAGTTTCTTAAACCTGTTTTTATCCTTATTCCTGTTCTCCTGTTTCTGCCTTTGTATAACCTTGCTTTTCCCAATAAAAGTCCGGAATACATCATCAGCCACCCTGAAAAATATAAAAAAATGGGATTGCTCCGCTGGGAAGACGGTAAAGATCATTCATTACCTCAGGATTTTGCGGATATGCAAGGTTGGAAAGAACTTGCCCAAAAAGTGGATAAAGAATATTCCCTGCTTTCCAAAAGTGGCAGAACCCTGGTTCTCTGTGATAATTATGGCCAGGCGGGGGCCATTAATTATTATTCAAGGAAAGGAATTCGTGCTGTTTCCTTCAATGCAGATTATATCAATTGGTTTGATTTCAGCAAAAGATATGATAACCTGATCCGCATAAAAGAAGCTTTAGAAGTTGACGAGTTAAAAGAGTCAGGTCCTTATTTTGAAACCTCCAAATTGGCAGACTCCATTACCAATAAATTTGCCAGAGAAAGAGGAACCAAAATCTTTAGCTTCACAGGAGCTAAAATTGATGTCCGGCCAAAAGTTATGGATGAAATCAATGAAGTAAAGCACAGGTATTAA
- a CDS encoding NAD(P)/FAD-dependent oxidoreductase, whose translation MKNFDVIIIGGSYAGLSAGMSLGRSLRNTLIIDSGKPCNRQTPHSHNFITHDGKAPKEISDLAREQVAAYDTVKFHEGFVAALKKTDEGFEAETSTGEKFYAKKLILASGVKDVMPEIPGFAECWGISVLHCPYCHGYEVKNEVTGILSDGDMAYEFSKIVYNLTKDLFLFSNGQSELSKDQRNKLAQNNISLVEDEIEKIEHENGYIRKIIFKSGKEISLQALYAKIPVEQNINISDDLGCELTEHGFIKIDDMHKTNIPGVFAAGDNVTMMRSVANAVAQGNFTGAIVNKELADEEF comes from the coding sequence ATGAAAAATTTTGATGTCATCATTATAGGAGGGAGCTACGCAGGATTGTCCGCGGGCATGTCCCTGGGAAGATCATTAAGAAACACTTTGATTATTGACAGCGGTAAGCCATGCAACAGGCAGACTCCACATTCCCATAACTTTATCACTCATGATGGGAAAGCACCAAAAGAAATTTCGGACCTTGCCCGGGAGCAGGTTGCAGCATATGATACCGTGAAGTTTCATGAAGGTTTTGTAGCAGCTTTAAAGAAAACAGATGAAGGTTTTGAAGCAGAAACTTCTACAGGAGAAAAATTTTATGCTAAAAAGCTGATCCTGGCATCAGGAGTAAAGGATGTTATGCCGGAAATTCCCGGATTTGCAGAATGCTGGGGGATTTCAGTACTGCATTGTCCCTACTGTCACGGCTATGAAGTAAAAAATGAAGTGACAGGAATACTTTCGGATGGCGACATGGCTTACGAATTTTCAAAGATAGTCTATAACCTGACTAAAGATCTTTTTTTATTCAGCAACGGGCAGTCGGAGCTTTCAAAAGATCAGAGAAATAAACTTGCCCAGAATAATATCAGTTTAGTTGAGGATGAAATTGAAAAAATAGAGCATGAAAACGGCTACATCCGGAAAATAATCTTTAAAAGCGGAAAAGAGATTTCTTTACAGGCCCTGTATGCTAAAATACCGGTTGAACAAAACATTAATATTTCGGATGACCTGGGGTGTGAGCTTACCGAGCACGGATTTATTAAAATTGATGATATGCATAAAACCAATATTCCTGGTGTTTTTGCAGCCGGAGATAATGTGACTATGATGAGATCTGTTGCCAATGCCGTTGCACAGGGGAATTTCACCGGAGCTATTGTCAATAAGGAGCTTGCAGATGAAGAGTTTTAA
- a CDS encoding ArsR/SmtB family transcription factor has product MGATKTDFFTDEQNRIAIIAKALGHPARIAIIEYLLKVNECICGDIVNELPLAQPTVSQHLKELKNAGLIKGNIEGNSVCYCIDESAFEILAVFFSNIISTVKKQKCC; this is encoded by the coding sequence ATGGGTGCTACTAAAACAGATTTCTTTACAGATGAGCAGAATAGAATTGCTATTATTGCTAAAGCATTGGGGCATCCTGCGAGAATTGCCATCATTGAATATCTTTTAAAAGTTAATGAATGCATCTGTGGGGATATTGTTAATGAACTTCCTCTTGCACAGCCTACCGTTTCACAACACCTGAAAGAATTAAAGAATGCAGGCCTTATTAAAGGAAATATTGAAGGGAATTCTGTATGTTACTGTATCGATGAAAGTGCTTTTGAAATTTTAGCTGTTTTCTTTTCAAACATTATCTCGACGGTTAAAAAGCAGAAATGTTGTTAA
- a CDS encoding DUF6428 family protein, with product MKLSDIKNILPALGNVEFQLEDGRFVPEHFHVTEIGMVTKSFIDCGGTIRKEEKVNFQLWNADDYEHRLKPGKLLHIINLSEEKLGIGDFEIEVEYQDQTIGKYDLEFNGKNFVLKNKQTACLAQEACGIPQEKQKINLSELKSGQGSCCTPDSGCC from the coding sequence ATGAAATTATCAGACATTAAAAACATTTTACCGGCACTAGGAAATGTAGAATTCCAGCTGGAGGACGGAAGATTTGTACCGGAACACTTCCATGTAACGGAAATAGGAATGGTTACCAAGAGTTTCATTGACTGTGGGGGGACCATCAGAAAAGAAGAAAAGGTTAATTTTCAGCTTTGGAATGCAGATGATTATGAACATCGCCTTAAACCCGGAAAACTGTTGCATATTATTAACCTGTCGGAAGAGAAGTTGGGAATAGGAGACTTTGAAATTGAAGTAGAATACCAGGATCAGACTATTGGGAAATATGATCTGGAATTTAACGGTAAAAACTTTGTTCTGAAAAATAAACAGACCGCCTGTTTAGCTCAGGAAGCTTGTGGAATTCCTCAGGAAAAGCAAAAAATAAATCTGAGTGAGCTGAAGTCTGGCCAGGGTTCTTGCTGTACACCGGACTCGGGTTGCTGTTAA
- a CDS encoding protein-tyrosine-phosphatase, with product MYPKLSEYIEQLLVQEISDERKTVLQPLIDFIKQKKLNQEPIDINFICTHNSRRSHLAQIWAQTASAYFNISDVQCYSGGTETTALFPKVAETLIESGFYIWKLSEGENPVYAVKYSENALPVIGFSKKYDNAFNPDSGFAAVMTCSQADGGCPFILGAEKRIPITFEDPKVSDNTPLQTDVYKERSLQIGAEMFYVFSKINN from the coding sequence ATGTATCCTAAATTGTCAGAATATATAGAGCAGCTTCTTGTTCAGGAAATCAGTGATGAAAGAAAAACGGTGCTGCAGCCATTAATAGATTTTATAAAACAGAAAAAATTAAACCAGGAACCAATAGATATTAATTTCATCTGTACTCACAACTCGCGGAGAAGTCATTTGGCTCAGATATGGGCACAAACGGCATCGGCCTATTTTAACATCTCTGATGTACAATGCTATTCCGGAGGGACAGAAACAACAGCTTTATTTCCTAAAGTTGCTGAAACATTAATAGAATCCGGTTTTTATATCTGGAAATTAAGCGAAGGTGAAAATCCTGTATATGCGGTAAAATACTCTGAAAATGCTTTACCTGTTATTGGGTTTTCTAAAAAGTATGATAATGCTTTTAATCCGGATTCCGGTTTTGCGGCAGTCATGACCTGCTCACAGGCAGATGGAGGCTGTCCTTTCATTCTAGGGGCAGAGAAACGTATTCCCATTACATTTGAAGATCCGAAGGTTTCAGATAATACACCTCTGCAAACTGACGTATATAAAGAAAGAAGTCTGCAAATCGGAGCTGAAATGTTTTATGTTTTTTCTAAAATCAATAATTAA
- the arsB gene encoding ACR3 family arsenite efflux transporter, with the protein MEPKLKFLDRYLTLWIFLAMIIGIGLGHFFPGISVMANSLSSGTTNIPLAIGLILMMYPPLAKVDYSLLPQVLKDKKVISVSLLLNWVIGPVLMFVLAIIFLKNEPEFMIGLILIGLARCIAMVVVWNDLAKGNREYAALLIALNSIFQIISYSFLVWLFINILPQKLGLGNFNISVPVRDVTESVLMYLGIPFLAGFLSRYFLIRSKGKEWYNRKFIPRISPITLYALLFTIVLMFSLKGDKILELPMDVVKIAVPLIIYFVLMFFISFLINKIIGVPYDKNISIAFTATGNNFELAIAVSIAVFGIHSSQAFVGVIGPLVEVPVLILLVKVSLYLKKRYNLI; encoded by the coding sequence ATGGAACCCAAATTAAAATTTCTGGACAGGTATTTGACGCTTTGGATTTTCCTGGCAATGATAATAGGAATTGGTCTGGGACATTTTTTTCCTGGTATTTCCGTAATGGCAAATTCGCTTTCTTCCGGGACTACCAATATACCTCTGGCTATCGGGCTGATCCTGATGATGTACCCGCCCCTTGCAAAAGTAGATTATAGTCTGTTGCCACAAGTACTTAAAGATAAAAAAGTCATATCTGTTTCATTATTGTTAAACTGGGTTATTGGACCTGTTTTAATGTTTGTTTTAGCCATTATCTTCCTTAAAAACGAACCGGAATTTATGATAGGGCTTATCCTGATAGGCCTTGCGAGGTGCATTGCAATGGTTGTTGTCTGGAATGATCTGGCAAAAGGAAACCGGGAATATGCAGCTTTGCTGATTGCTTTAAACAGTATTTTTCAGATTATATCATATAGCTTTCTGGTGTGGTTATTTATTAATATTCTTCCGCAAAAATTAGGATTGGGCAATTTTAATATCTCTGTACCGGTCCGGGACGTGACTGAAAGTGTTTTAATGTATCTTGGAATACCTTTTCTGGCAGGCTTTTTATCCCGTTATTTTCTTATAAGATCCAAAGGAAAAGAATGGTACAACCGAAAATTCATTCCCCGGATTTCGCCTATTACTTTGTATGCGTTATTATTTACCATCGTCTTAATGTTTAGTTTAAAAGGTGATAAGATATTGGAACTGCCTATGGATGTTGTGAAAATTGCAGTACCACTCATCATTTATTTTGTATTGATGTTTTTTATTAGCTTTTTGATAAATAAAATCATAGGAGTTCCTTACGATAAGAATATTTCAATCGCTTTTACTGCTACGGGAAATAATTTTGAATTGGCTATTGCCGTTAGTATTGCCGTTTTTGGGATTCATTCGTCTCAGGCTTTTGTAGGTGTTATTGGCCCTTTGGTAGAAGTTCCGGTGTTAATTTTATTGGTTAAGGTAAGCTTATACCTCAAAAAAAGATACAACCTGATATGA